atttcttcatccaaatatAATGTTAGTAAATGCTTGAGGAATGGAAAATTATTTTTGCACACTCTTAGTTATTAGATTGAACATATTAAAACTAAGAGTATGTAGAAAGTGAAAAAGAGTGCATCTTACGGGGAAAAATGGCGTTGAGTTTAGTACTTACGGGTTGAGGATGGTCTAATTGCTCAATTTTGTAAGTTTTTCGTTTAAGATTGTGTTTGCTCACTTCTCACATGTAGTCCACACTTACTCTATTTCACCAAACTTGAAAATAGAACAAAGCACCCACAGCTTTACAGCTTTTTATGAAATACACTCGACTCACTCTCACTTTAAATATAAATCAATCACATCTTGACATGCATTTACAAAGCACCCACAGCTTTACCGCTTTTTATGAAATACACTCGACTCACTCTCACTTTCAATATAAATCAATCACATCTTGACATGCATTTTCAGTTGAATCTAATGCACCTGCACTTGTGAGTAGAGGCTACGCTAAGGGTTCACTCGAAcctaattttgtaaaaaaacatTTCTTCTGCACTTCAGCAGAAGTGCTtctaaggattttttttttttttgaattaaaaTCCAAGCACTTCCAAAAAAAGAATCGTGGTAAGAGCTTCTCCTCGAAGTGTTATCAAGACCAAAAAATACTTCTTTTAAGTTTTTACGTACAACGTTGTCAGAAATGTCTTTGATCATCAAAGGACACTTTTAACGTTTCTAAGAAGTCTCAGACATGCACTAGAGAAAGCATGTAGATCTCATGAATTGGTGATGGCCTAGGAATTTCAAGAGCAAGAAAATACTTTATTTCTCCTTTAGCAAAATTAGAATTTGAACGCGAAAGCTTTTATTTTCGTGTTTTAAAGGTGATTAGTCCATGAGAACGTGCCTCGTGGACTAACGTAGGAACACAGAGGAGAAGTTAGAAACTTCAAACTTCCCATCTTGTTCTATAGAAACTTTCAAGTACAAGTTATGGAACTTAACTTTCTATCCTTCTTAAGTAATCCAAACTTCAGATTCCCTGTCAAAATGCTAGTCTGGTTTTTATGTGTTAGAGTCAGGATGTTACAAGAATATACTTGAACTGTTGAGATGACACTGCCATCCACATTACAAAATCTTTCGGATCAAAGTTGCATTAGTCTTACAAACTGATCAAATTTGTGCTTTTCGTAGAAGTACTTTCGTACTTGTATCCTGTCTTCATCTGTAAGACACCAACGGGGTAAGGAACACATTTTAAAGGTGATGTTTTAAAGAGCATACTGTACCAGTTTTTGGGAGTCCACAGCTGATGAAGTGACTGAGAAGAGAACCGTATCCGACATGAACCAATCTACGATCTACACGGTACAAACGTAACATTATGAAGTTCATTACTACCTAGCTCTCTTTACATCTAATTTCAGTAACAGAAAATATCATACTGACAAGATACCAATGCAGTCACTTGGACCCAAAAACAACATGTTTTAGGGTTTCTTGGAGCTTTTGCAGCAACTCCTTTTCAAGTTCAACAGTTTCTCAACAATCTACCTTCATTTAAGAGAGGCCATAAATAGATTACAACAGGCAAGAGAtagataattattttatttatggtACATAGAACAGTGGTTTTCATAGATTATAAACAACAACCTTGCGATTAATAGCGATAATAGTTACCAAAGATTCTGTCCGATCAATGCCTGCAACCTAAACCAggataaagaaagaagagaggaaaTTATTAGAAGATGAAAAGGAGGCAATCAATTATCATGTGCAGGGTTAGAAACACCAGAAACAAAGATGGTTTCTTTTCCACAAATAACCGCTTGCTAATCCCCCTATCCTGTCAATACCAAGAAATTCAGAAGAAAGTTATGGCCTAATGGCACGTGAAGAGAGACCCAAGAGACAATGCGAGACTATGAAAACAAGTGTCCAAGGCTTTAGCCTTGTTTTGAAAGAAATGGTCAATGAGGCAGTGAAAACggaagaggggagagagagagagagagagagagagagagcaatgcAGAAGAAGTGCAGCTTGCTAGTCTACTTTGGCCATGAACCAAAGTAACCTAAGTGATCAGCCAAGATAATAACATCTTCATCTTCGCCTACTTCAGCACTCGGAATGGTCAAGTCTCCCTCAAACCTCTCACTGAATAGTTCTTCCCAAAATCCTTCATCAAGCTCTTTATCCCCGCTATCTAGCGGCTCTACAGCTTCCTCCTGTTCCTTTCCCACCTTACCTAATCCTTGCATTTCCATCGCAAGAGCTTCAAGCTCCGACATTTCATACTCACAATCTCCAAATTCAAGAGGCTCCCTTTTAACCTGGTTTGATTCGCCACCACCAACATCACCAGGTCCTTGATCAATTGGCCTCCTCCTTTTCTTAGTCATTGCCTCTTCaagcttctttcttttctccttgTGTTGGACTAGCTGCTGTATAAAAGCCGGGTTCTGCATTGCCCTTGCCAAGAAAGACATCATCTGTTGCTGCTTTATTTCTGTCCCCTGTAACCTTTGCTCCATGGCCTGAAGGTAGGCTCTAGTACTCTGCTGCTGCTGCCTAAG
This window of the Malus domestica chromosome 03, GDT2T_hap1 genome carries:
- the LOC103408074 gene encoding LOW QUALITY PROTEIN: heat stress transcription factor A-7a (The sequence of the model RefSeq protein was modified relative to this genomic sequence to represent the inferred CDS: inserted 2 bases in 1 codon); amino-acid sequence: MSGFRPDGDDDXPPPQPMEGLNDTGPPPFLNKTYDMVDDPGSNRVVSWSKGGASFVVWDPHAFVMSLLPKYFKHNNFSSFVRQLNTYGFRKVDPNRWEFANEGFVRGQKHLLKNIKRRKAPSQPFPAQQSVGPCMELGHFGIDGEVDRLRHDKQVLMMELVKLRQQQQSTRAYLQAMEQRLQGTEIKQQQMMSFLARAMQNPAFIQQLVQHKEKRKKLEEAMTKKRRRPIDQGPGDVGGGESNQVKREPLEFGDCEYEMSELEALAMEMQGLGKVGKEQEEAVEPLDSGDKELDEGFWEELFSERFEGDLTIPSAEVGEDEDVIILADHLGYFGSWPK